In Vigna angularis cultivar LongXiaoDou No.4 chromosome 8, ASM1680809v1, whole genome shotgun sequence, the DNA window GAAACCAGAAAGAACATGAAGGTCCACTGCTCTTGAGATCAAACCACTCTGGAAACCTTGCTCCTGGAAACCAGAACCAAGATTTTCTAGATTCGTATAGTTCCTGTTAGTCATACATAATTCATAAAGAACTCATTAGCTTACCAACATTAAGAGCACTACGTATTATcaatcaaaaaattcaaaagcaaGACAAAACCTTATTTAGCAACATGTCTAAGCTGGTGGAAGTCAAAGATATACAGTTTGTTGCAGTGAAATGTTCTAATTTTGGTGGAAACcctcttatttcctcaagatgTTTGCAATAACTCACATCAAGCTCGTTGAGGTTGTGAAATTCTTTGATGCATTCAGGAAGGTGTTTGAAATTATTGTCCCGTAGACTTAAAATACGCACTTGTGCCAACTGCATGAAACCTGCCGAAAAGAAGTTATCATTCAGGTTGCAAGACTGTGCTGAAAAACACTCTAACTTTGAAGGAACCATTGAGCCTCCGTTATCTTCAGTAACACTCAAAGTAGACAAGTTAGGCAAGTGAACAATTTTACATGATGACAAGAATAACTCTTCGAGTCCAATAAGATTTTGAAACGACAGTGGCAATTCTTTAATGGGAAGCTTCTCCAATACAAGTTTCCTTATGTTTTCCATCTTTTCTAGTATTTCTGGAAATTTCTCAAGACTGGAACAAAATGAAAGTTTTAGGCTTTCAAGAGTGGGCAAGTTGAGAGGTGGAAAATTCGTAAGCTTGATGCAATGTTCCGCCTGCAATATTTTAAGTTTACTCATTAAACCAATTGAGTCGTGAACTGCAACTAAACTCTCACACCTGTTAAATGAAACTTCCTCCAAATTTACGAAATCAGACATATCTGGTATCTTTGTCAAAAATTTGCAGCAGTCAAAATTCAAGACAGATAGATTCTCGAACTTCTgcaataaagagaaaaaaagttaagatatttatgctgttttaataatttacaagaTGAGGAAAACACTCTTCAAGCTTGCCTTTGATGAGTCAAGGAATTCAAATGACGTAAAATGACTGTGAGGTAGCTTGCATGTCACAAGATTGCTCGGATCAAAATTTGATGGTAAAGAATTTGAAGGGTATCCATGCCATTCCAGTACTCTCAAACTTTCCGGAAAATAATTGGGACCTTTGGAAAATTTACCATCTCTAATGATAAGTATTTTAAGGTTTTTCATTCTTCTGAAGGCGTTGGGATTCCATTCTACCGTTTTTTCTCGCTCATATATAGACCAATCGAAATCCAGGATTATGATTTCAGTTTTGCTAGTACCCTGTTAATGCAAAAGTCACATTCAGAAATCCAAAAAAATTCACGTTTTAAGAGAACTTTGCAAAAttgtaaagagaaaaaaaaatactatgatGTGAACAGATgacacaaaaaatattaaatcaagcTAAGAAAGTACAACAGTCATTGATGAAGCTTACTTACCTTGTCGTGTTTTAAAACATGAAGGATATCTTTCTTTAACCATAATCTCCTGCGCTTCCCTGGCTCTTCGGGTGACTTTTGCCATTCAATATGTCTACCCATGTCCTCAATCAAGTCGTGCATATCAATATAATCTTCTCCATCCCTCCAAAAACCTATGAGAGATTTATCCACCAACACCCCAATATGATGTTTCATGTCGTTATCATAAAGAACATCAAGTATattttcaacttcttccaaACTACTTTCATTAAAGAAACAGGCGATGTCAAGAAAGAcgcttttttcttcttcccccAAAGCAACGTAGCTTACTTTAAGTATCTCTAGAATTTCACCGTTTGGAATTCTTTTGTAATGTTCAATCGCAGACTCCCATTCTTCTACACTTTTGCTATACAAGTTGGAACCTATTACTTTTAAAGCCAATGGAAGACCAGAAGCATAAGTTACTACACGTTTCAACACGTCCTCGTAACTTGGATCAACTTTTTCCCTTTCGAAAGCATTCCATATAAGCAATTGAAGAGAATCATCAAAATTCAATGCCTCCATCTCATAAGTTCTTTTAATCCCATGAGATTTTAGCAGCTGTTCGTCCCGAGTGGTAATGATAACCCTGCTGCCGGGACCAAACCAATCAGCTCTTCCAGCAAATGCTTGTAACTGCTCTCTGTCGTCAACATCATCTAGAATCAAGAGAACCTTCTTTCGCCCCAGCCTCTGCTGTATCATTGATGCTCCTTCTTGCCAACTTGTTAAGATGATATTCTTCTCACTAAGCATTTTTGAAAGAAAGATGCTTTGGAGGAGATGTAAcctatttttgtttgaattttttcttacattttgaagaaaacatgattcatcaaaataagcAGCAATCGAATTATAAACTACTAGAGAGAGTGTTGTTTTCCCTAACCCACCCATTCCATGGATCCCTATCATGTGGACAACATCTTCCGATCCAACATCCAAAAGTTTCTTGACTTCCAGCACCTGTGACGGTAGGCCAACTAAGTAATCCGGAACAAGTAAAGGAGTAAGTTTAATCACTCCGGAAACCCGTTCAACAATGCTCCCAATAAACTTGTACTGGTATTCATCCCTGTTCCAAACATTAAAGTTTAACTAAGCTAAACTAGAAAACCATGTCTTGATAGTTATActaattttcaatcaaataaaaagaTTGGTAATTAGCTGGGTACCCATCTCCCAAGTGATAGCCAGACAAGTCAGCAACTTCACGCAGAGCCATCTTCCATTTTTGTAACTTCTCCTTCTGCTCTTTGAACCTCTTTTCATGCTTAGCCAATGCTTCTGCATAGCTACCTTTCTGATGTCTGACATAAGAAGGATCCACCTCATAAAACACTGGTATAACCAACAACCCTTTACTCTTGCAGTGAAGGATGGTTACAAGTTCATCCAAACAGAAGGAGGAAGAAGCATAGTTGTGAGAGAGCACAACGATGGCAATCCTAGACTCTTCAATTGCTTTCAGAAGCGCTGGTGTGATTTCCTCTCCTCTTTGAAGTTTGTCATCATCCATGAAAGTGTGAAGTCCCCTGTCACAGAGAGCTTTGTAGAGATAACCAGTGAAACCATAACCAGTGTCTTCCCCTCTAAAGCTGAGGAACACATTGTACGTGAATCTACGGGAACTTGGAGTCGCCATTGGAACAAAGTCTGGAGTGATAATTGTTAACGTGTTGGGACTGTAAGGGGAATCAAACTTtgtataaaacttaaattagaAGAGTGAAATGTAAAGGAATACAGAATCAAGGGCGAAACAGTAATTAGCTGTTGTCCTGTATTTTCCACTATCTTCTCTCAAAAGTCAAACTTTTGGAAAATAGTCAACACATACATAACTTTGCTAAGTTATGTACGTGAGTCCAACCTTATAAGTAGTTGACACCACTCTtcacccaaaaccttaaggcaatgagttaatgTGTCTTCCCACTTATAAAccactctactttctcatttctctccaatgtgggacttaaactcacacttggattcccaacataTAATCCAATTCCAAAATCTTCACTTCTTTATTCATATGAAAAAGAGACTTTCTAATTTTGCCATCGATGTACACCATGGGTATAGCCAAGTCGAAAGGGCCCAACACAGGTGCAATAAGAAGACAAAGAACTTTGGCAGGGAATTTATTTCGAAACCAGAAAGACATTGAAGGTCCCTTGCTTTGTTTTCCCAACCACTCTGGAACACTTCCCCCTGGAAAGATAAACACTGTCCCTCCAGCCTCGTGAAGTTTCTGCTAGTCACAGTTCATCAACAATTCATCAAATGAACTATCTGCTatcaaaacaaattaatcaaaaacAATACAAAACCTGGTTTAACAACACGCTTGATCCCGAGGAAGTCAATGATATTCAGTTTTTTGCCTTGAAATGCTTTAAGTTTAGTGGAATCCCTCTGATTTCCCGAAGAAGTCTGCAATCACTCACATCAAGAACATGCAGGTTGTGAAATTCTTTGATGCATTCGGGAAGGAATGTGATATCACTTTCCTGTAGCCATAAATAACTCACTTGAGCCAACTGCAAGAAACCTGCTGAAAGAAAATCATCATTAAGGTTGCAAGAGAGAGCAATAAAG includes these proteins:
- the LOC108344037 gene encoding disease resistance protein Roq1-like: MATPSSRRFTYNVFLSFRGEDTGYGFTGYLYKALCDRGLHTFMDDDKLQRGEEITPALLKAIEESRIAIVVLSHNYASSSFCLDELVTILHCKSKGLLVIPVFYEVDPSYVRHQKGSYAEALAKHEKRFKEQKEKLQKWKMALREVADLSGYHLGDGDEYQYKFIGSIVERVSGVIKLTPLLVPDYLVGLPSQVLEVKKLLDVGSEDVVHMIGIHGMGGLGKTTLSLVVYNSIAAYFDESCFLQNVRKNSNKNRLHLLQSIFLSKMLSEKNIILTSWQEGASMIQQRLGRKKVLLILDDVDDREQLQAFAGRADWFGPGSRVIITTRDEQLLKSHGIKRTYEMEALNFDDSLQLLIWNAFEREKVDPSYEDVLKRVVTYASGLPLALKVIGSNLYSKSVEEWESAIEHYKRIPNGEILEILKVSYVALGEEEKSVFLDIACFFNESSLEEVENILDVLYDNDMKHHIGVLVDKSLIGFWRDGEDYIDMHDLIEDMGRHIEWQKSPEEPGKRRRLWLKKDILHVLKHDKGTSKTEIIILDFDWSIYEREKTVEWNPNAFRRMKNLKILIIRDGKFSKGPNYFPESLRVLEWHGYPSNSLPSNFDPSNLVTCKLPHSHFTSFEFLDSSKKFENLSVLNFDCCKFLTKIPDMSDFVNLEEVSFNRCESLVAVHDSIGLMSKLKILQAEHCIKLTNFPPLNLPTLESLKLSFCSSLEKFPEILEKMENIRKLVLEKLPIKELPLSFQNLIGLEELFLSSCKIVHLPNLSTLSVTEDNGGSMVPSKLECFSAQSCNLNDNFFSAGFMQLAQVRILSLRDNNFKHLPECIKEFHNLNELDVSYCKHLEEIRGFPPKLEHFTATNCISLTSTSLDMLLNKELYESRKSWFWFPGARFPEWFDLKSSGPSCSFWFRNKFPARVLSLLIIHMNKNDNLSIFYPAVYINGKSQTDASMYLMEQTKFEFDLTYFSDLKMYGNLHEQPSEKEWNHVKVKYNISIGASIVKATGIHVFEENKKDIRFDDPYIMEDIMEEEEKRKKRKKEKKKRKKKKKRQKKKKIASWKTPWKKKEEEEKEENCIRNPCIQRGKQHHGSNSV